A part of Arthrobacter dokdonellae genomic DNA contains:
- a CDS encoding ROK family transcriptional regulator: protein MNAKSEKLTTPPKRPVAARKKNMGAEVLGLIASGKARSRGELAEALGMAPSSISIYVQSLMDAGWLTESGSADSTGGRKPKILQLGQKSSYVLCADIGGSHATVAVMTADGTLGHIDAVEFDVTTGPVDGLARLKAAFDEMIAAQSGRLLSIGISLPGPVDVANGHVDSPSRMPGWHRYPVRAELSGHYAVPVTVENDANAMALGEYAVRTPRPDQMIVIKAGTAIGSGFIINGSVYHGATGVAGDITHVRTAAAGDTLCSCGNRGCLETIASGAAVVRLLQEAGAEVHSTADMVRLVGDADPMATGLVRGAGRHLGEVVSAIVNFFNPSAVYLNGVLSTLEPFVAAFRSQLYEGCHPLVTKELIIAASVLGENAGLVGIGRLALEQAFERPHEPTPTATPWRTHVNAAN, encoded by the coding sequence ATGAATGCAAAAAGTGAAAAGTTGACGACACCGCCCAAGCGGCCCGTCGCCGCCCGCAAGAAAAACATGGGCGCCGAGGTCCTGGGCCTGATTGCCTCCGGCAAGGCCCGTTCGCGCGGCGAGCTCGCCGAGGCACTCGGCATGGCGCCGTCGTCGATTTCCATCTACGTCCAGTCCCTGATGGATGCGGGCTGGCTGACTGAATCGGGCAGCGCCGACTCCACCGGCGGACGCAAGCCGAAGATCCTTCAACTGGGCCAAAAATCCAGCTACGTCCTCTGCGCGGACATTGGCGGCAGCCATGCCACGGTGGCCGTGATGACCGCGGACGGCACGCTTGGGCACATCGATGCCGTGGAGTTTGACGTGACCACGGGGCCGGTGGACGGCCTGGCGCGGCTGAAGGCGGCCTTTGATGAAATGATCGCCGCGCAGTCCGGCCGGCTGCTGTCCATCGGCATTTCCCTCCCCGGCCCCGTGGATGTGGCGAACGGGCACGTGGACTCGCCATCCCGGATGCCAGGTTGGCACAGGTACCCGGTACGGGCGGAGCTGTCCGGGCACTACGCGGTCCCGGTCACCGTCGAAAACGACGCCAACGCCATGGCCCTGGGCGAATACGCCGTACGGACGCCCCGGCCCGACCAGATGATAGTCATCAAGGCCGGCACGGCCATTGGCTCGGGATTCATCATCAACGGATCCGTCTACCACGGCGCCACGGGCGTGGCCGGCGACATCACGCATGTGCGGACTGCGGCCGCTGGAGACACCTTGTGTTCGTGTGGCAACCGCGGCTGTTTGGAGACCATCGCCTCGGGTGCGGCCGTGGTCCGGCTCCTGCAGGAGGCGGGCGCGGAGGTCCACTCCACGGCGGACATGGTCCGGCTCGTCGGCGATGCCGACCCCATGGCCACGGGCCTGGTCCGCGGCGCCGGAAGGCACCTGGGCGAGGTCGTCTCCGCGATCGTGAATTTCTTCAACCCCTCCGCCGTCTATCTCAACGGCGTGCTGTCGACGCTCGAACCCTTCGTCGCGGCGTTCCGCAGCCAGCTTTACGAGGGGTGCCACCCGCTCGTCACCAAGGAACTCATCATTGCCGCCTCGGTGCTGGGTGAGAATGCCGGGCTGGTCGGCATCGGCCGGCTGGCCCTGGAACAAGCCTTTGAACGTCCGCATGAACCCACCCCGACCGCCACTCCCTGGAGGACCCATGTCAACGCAGCCAACTAG
- a CDS encoding M81 family metallopeptidase, whose product MSTQPTSNPDLPRIAMAGLSLEASTYSPAVTTAADLHPRRGTAVLDRYDFLTPGQPLREAAEWIPLLQGRGIPGGPVPLADYQMLKAEILAGLEQSGPLDGMILDLHGAMSVIGMDDAEGDLATAVRNVVGPEVLISTGMDLHGNVSWRLAHALDLLTCYRMAPHEDALDTKERAVRNLLARLALPGRPRPFKAWIPIPVLLPGEKTSTRIEPAKSLYAMVPEVEKLDGVLDAGIWIGYAWADEPRNRAVVMVTGDDADGIAAAAERIAAAFWENRDGFAFVAPTGTLAECLDTALASPARPYFISDSGDNPTAGGAGDVSWTLGELLARPELADGSVTAVYASIPDPAAVTACQAAGVGSEVDVMVGATVDAGPSGPVRLRGVVEHILEGDADALVEVVVRAGGLSVLLTQVRKPYHHEHDFTRNGIDARGTDIVIVKIGYLEPELFNMSADWMLALTPGGVDQDLLRLGHHRISRPMFPFDTDFNAPDLRARLVPAAADAPGREQ is encoded by the coding sequence ATGTCAACGCAGCCAACTAGCAATCCCGACCTCCCACGCATTGCCATGGCCGGTTTGAGCCTTGAGGCAAGCACCTATTCCCCGGCCGTCACCACGGCCGCGGACCTGCACCCGAGGCGCGGCACGGCCGTCCTCGATCGCTATGACTTCCTGACACCCGGGCAGCCGCTGCGCGAGGCCGCCGAATGGATCCCGCTGCTCCAGGGACGCGGAATCCCCGGAGGCCCGGTGCCGCTGGCCGACTACCAGATGCTCAAGGCCGAGATCCTGGCAGGATTGGAGCAGTCCGGGCCCTTGGACGGCATGATCCTGGACCTGCACGGGGCCATGAGCGTCATTGGCATGGACGACGCCGAAGGCGACCTGGCCACCGCCGTGCGCAACGTCGTCGGGCCAGAAGTCCTGATCAGCACGGGAATGGACCTGCACGGCAACGTGTCCTGGCGGCTGGCCCATGCCCTGGACCTGCTGACCTGTTACCGGATGGCCCCGCACGAGGACGCCCTCGACACCAAGGAGCGGGCAGTGCGCAATCTGCTGGCCCGCCTGGCCCTGCCGGGACGCCCGCGTCCCTTCAAAGCCTGGATTCCCATCCCGGTCCTGCTGCCGGGAGAGAAAACCAGCACCCGGATCGAGCCGGCCAAGAGCCTCTACGCCATGGTTCCCGAGGTGGAGAAGCTCGACGGCGTTCTCGACGCCGGGATTTGGATCGGCTACGCCTGGGCCGACGAACCCCGCAACCGCGCTGTCGTCATGGTCACCGGCGACGACGCAGACGGCATAGCTGCAGCGGCCGAAAGAATCGCCGCAGCATTTTGGGAGAACCGCGACGGCTTCGCGTTCGTTGCACCCACGGGAACCCTGGCGGAATGCCTGGACACGGCGCTGGCCAGCCCGGCCCGTCCGTACTTCATCAGCGATTCGGGGGACAACCCGACGGCGGGCGGCGCGGGCGACGTTTCCTGGACACTGGGCGAGCTGCTGGCCCGGCCCGAGCTTGCCGACGGCTCCGTCACCGCCGTCTACGCATCCATTCCCGACCCTGCCGCGGTCACGGCCTGCCAGGCGGCCGGAGTCGGGTCGGAAGTCGACGTGATGGTCGGCGCCACCGTCGACGCCGGCCCGTCGGGACCGGTACGCCTGCGCGGCGTCGTCGAGCACATCCTTGAAGGAGACGCGGATGCGCTGGTTGAGGTGGTGGTCCGTGCCGGCGGCCTGTCGGTACTCCTGACCCAGGTCCGCAAGCCCTACCACCACGAACATGACTTCACCCGCAATGGCATAGACGCCCGCGGCACGGACATCGTCATCGTCAAGATCGGTTACCTTGAGCCGGAGCTGTTCAACATGTCGGCGGACTGGATGCTGGCGCTGACCCCCGGCGGTGTCGACCAGGACCTGCTCCGGCTGGGCCACCACCGCATCAGCCGTCCCATGTTTCCCTTTGACACCGATTTCAACGCCCCGGACCTGCGCGCACGCCTGGTGCCGGCCGCCGCCGACGCGCCAGGGAGAGAACAGTGA
- a CDS encoding copper homeostasis protein CutC — protein MTVPGNAGWPQLEIAVTGAAGARIAQNAGADRVELCSALELGGVTPSQGTVERVLAATGGGFGIHVLVRPRPGNFVYDADDVATAEAEAAALALQGVHGIVLGALDEARGIDIPTTQRLINAARSINPQMGITFHRALDHTLDPLGAIEVLAALEIDRVLTSGQAAAAGDGVEMLSAMVATARGRLEVMAGGGVTIAGLKALLCTTGVAAAHLSAKVPGRRAASASVSLGSAATLDPDAYCVTDEGIVREAVNVVRTQRTLGTRR, from the coding sequence GTGACTGTGCCGGGCAACGCCGGCTGGCCGCAGCTGGAGATCGCTGTCACGGGAGCCGCGGGGGCGCGGATTGCCCAAAACGCCGGAGCCGATCGGGTCGAATTGTGCAGCGCCCTGGAGCTGGGCGGGGTCACCCCGTCACAAGGCACGGTCGAGCGCGTCCTGGCGGCCACTGGCGGCGGGTTTGGCATCCATGTGCTGGTCCGGCCCCGTCCCGGAAACTTTGTGTACGACGCCGACGACGTCGCCACAGCGGAGGCGGAGGCGGCGGCGCTGGCCCTCCAAGGGGTTCACGGGATTGTCCTGGGCGCCCTGGATGAGGCGCGCGGCATTGACATTCCCACCACACAACGACTGATCAACGCTGCGAGGTCAATCAACCCGCAGATGGGCATCACCTTCCACCGAGCCCTTGACCACACCCTTGACCCACTCGGGGCAATTGAGGTGCTTGCCGCCCTGGAGATTGACCGGGTCTTGACCTCGGGGCAGGCGGCGGCGGCCGGAGACGGCGTGGAAATGCTCTCGGCCATGGTGGCCACGGCCCGGGGCAGGCTGGAGGTCATGGCCGGCGGCGGCGTCACGATCGCGGGCCTGAAGGCATTGCTGTGCACCACCGGCGTTGCCGCGGCACACCTCTCCGCCAAGGTGCCGGGACGGCGGGCTGCTTCGGCGTCCGTGTCGCTTGGCTCGGCGGCCACATTGGATCCGGATGCCTACTGTGTCACTGACGAGGGAATCGTCCGTGAGGCGGTCAACGTGGTGCGCACCCAGCGGACACTGGGCACCAGACGATAA